One region of Triticum aestivum cultivar Chinese Spring chromosome 6B, IWGSC CS RefSeq v2.1, whole genome shotgun sequence genomic DNA includes:
- the LOC123136503 gene encoding urease accessory protein F, with protein sequence MDREHSALKKMRLEDAEDSAISQVPATASSMHQQLFWSQWQLLDSILPTGGFAHSYGLEAAMQSRIVNNQEDLRLFLIQVLDNIGSLLLPFVYCASRSPEAAAWVKLDQLLDATLTNEVGRKASTSQGSALLRVAASVFTEIQPLQDLRRTFLGSMSVSLHHAPIFGLICGLVGFDSETTQRAYMFVAMRDVISAATRLNLIGPLAASVLQHQVAPDAEKMLQKWKDRDVSEASQTAPLLDALQGCHAYMFSRLFCS encoded by the coding sequence ATGGACCGGGAACACTCGGCTTTGAAGAAAATGAGATTGGAGGACGCAGAGGATTCTGCGATCAGTCAAGTGCCTGCCACGGCGTCGAGCATGCATCAGCAATTGTTCTGGAGCCAGTGGCAGCTACTGGACTCCATTCTCCCCACGGGCGGTTTCGCACACTCCTACGGCCTGGAAGCTGCTATGCAATCGCGCATAGTGAACAACCAGGAAGACCTGAGGCTGTTCCTCATCCAGGTCTTGGACAACATTGGAAGCCTGCTGCTTCCATTCGTCTACTGCGCCAGTAGGTCTCCTGAGGCTGCAGCGTGGGTTAAGCTAGATCAGCTGCTGGACGCTACACTGACAAATGAGGTCGGCAGGAAGGCGTCCACGTCGCAAGGCTCGGCTCTGTTGAGGGTGGCCGCGTCTGTCTTCACTGAGATCCAGCCGCTGCAGGATCTCCGACGGACATTTCTCGGTTCCATGAGTGTGTCGTTACACCATGCACCGATATTCGGGTTGATATGTGGGCTGGTTGGATTTGACAGCGAGACAACGCAGCGTGCTTACATGTTTGTGGCAATGAGGGATGTGATCTCCGCCGCGACGAGGCTCAATTTGATCGGACCGCTTGCTGCTTCGGTTCTGCAGCACCAGGTTGCGCCAGATGCCGAGAAGATGCTGCAAAAGTGGAAGGACCGTGATGTCTCTGAAGCATCACAGACTGCGCCGCTGCTTGACGCGTTGCAAGGCTGCCATGCTTACATGTTCTCTAGGCTGTTTTGCTCCTAA